A region from the Lentisphaera profundi genome encodes:
- the efp gene encoding elongation factor P, whose translation MAVIGVEQLKKNIKLKIDGQPHTVTDFQFTKPGKGQAVYRCKLKNLVSGNSFDRSWRSGDNVEKADLSTRKLIFSYMEDNAYVFMDPDTYDQVMLSKDVVGDNQHYLIDDGEVEVLFFEESAIDVQLPNFVIKPIHQSDPGVKGDTANNVTKPAYTDTGLELHVPIFINEGDMVKIDTRNGEYVERVNVKK comes from the coding sequence ATGGCTGTAATCGGCGTCGAGCAACTTAAGAAAAACATCAAGCTCAAAATTGATGGTCAACCTCACACAGTAACTGATTTCCAATTCACAAAACCTGGTAAAGGTCAAGCAGTTTACCGCTGTAAACTCAAGAACCTTGTGAGTGGTAATTCATTTGATCGCTCATGGCGCTCAGGTGACAATGTCGAGAAAGCTGACCTCTCAACACGTAAACTCATTTTTTCTTACATGGAAGATAACGCTTATGTTTTCATGGATCCAGATACTTATGACCAAGTCATGCTCAGCAAAGACGTTGTTGGCGATAATCAGCATTACCTCATTGATGATGGTGAAGTTGAAGTTCTTTTCTTCGAAGAAAGTGCTATCGATGTTCAACTTCCTAACTTTGTCATCAAGCCTATCCACCAATCAGATCCTGGTGTCAAAGGCGACACAGCTAATAATGTGACTAAGCCTGCTTACACTGATACCGGCTTGGAACTCCATGTCCCTATCTTTATCAACGAAGGTGATATGGTGAAAATTGATACTCGTAATGGTGAGTATGTTGAGCGAGTTAACGTCAAGAAATAA